From a single Anoplolepis gracilipes chromosome 3, ASM4749672v1, whole genome shotgun sequence genomic region:
- the LOC140664235 gene encoding uncharacterized protein produces the protein MFEAMVIQGFPGANLIGQFLKQITQPLSKFVVKHMKKQPLLRKYVLIQLGRFYYWCEDKIASPRILAIAKRERRIDDSNMMERGTKLLIEILVFGLLWSVIIYETSKAVERSCNAEQLKIQELNDLEVEKNRLMRRVEDQVILTKRLKDIIVEYSKQVGCTLPRDPEKGE, from the exons ATGTTTGAAGCAATGGTGATACAAGGATTTCCTGGCGCGAATCTTATTGGACAATTCCTAAAACAAATCACGCAACCATTGTCAAAGTTTGTAGTGAAGCATATGAAGAAGCAGCCGCTCCTAAGAAAATATGTTCTGATTCAACTGGGACGTTTCTATTATTGGTGCGAAGACAAGATAGCATCGCCAAGAATTTTAGCTATAGCGAAAAGAGAGCGTCGTATTGATGACAGCAACATGATGGAACGaggaacaaaattattaatcgaa ATATTAGTCTTTGGGCTTTTGTGGAGCGTAATCATATACGAGACAAGTAAAGCTGTAGAAAGATCGTGCAATGCTGAACAGCTAAAAATTCAAGAACTCAACGACTTAGAAGTAGAAAAGAATCGGCTGATGCGGCGAGTCGAAGATCAAGTGATCTTGACGAAACGGCTCAAAGATATCATCGTGGAGTATTCGAAACAAGTCGGATGTACGTTACCGCGTGATCCGGAAAAGGGTGAATAA